From the Primulina tabacum isolate GXHZ01 chromosome 3, ASM2559414v2, whole genome shotgun sequence genome, one window contains:
- the LOC142540298 gene encoding receptor-like serine/threonine-protein kinase At4g25390 yields MPSRQPSPPPQHLMSHLVPPLAGVLTAAVTLILFLVLCFRRLSKKRTVPAASDTDSKKPPYQLSYSLLRRGTSRFSPSHRLGQGGFGSVYQAELKENRHVSKKSTVLFPFNRVAVKVMDSGSLQGEREFQNELLFSSKIDCKYVVSVMGFSSNPKKRRMLLVYELMENGSLQDCLFHKKSEVLRNWDKRFLIALHIAKGLEYLHHYCDPPIIHGDIKPSNILLDESFNAKIGDLGLARFKVEENNIFEVETKKEGITGNGLEDNGSMVEETESVITASGFEESHNIHDLGAEEKSPESVIVRIEASPEAVVGIELSPEAEAAPVVTPETVAAMSSPCDCSEKISLSDGNIDVFSVESGGEKSGWKKKKKSVTGKDWWWKQDTGGDGEPGKVKDYVMEWIGNEIKKERPKSEWMGASSSSGAAGKMEKKKKKRRQLDWWVAMDVEKNVKKEKRRPAREWWKEEYCEELERKKKKKKKQMQGSTSDDCYSDHWWPRDDEFYADRKKKRSRSRSSKSSMDWWLDGLSGELWRAQKNSHDSVSGEIPKSGGVSSTPSMRGTVCYVAPEYGGGGDVSEKCDVYSYGVLLLVLIAGRRPLQVTGSPMSEFQRANLLSWARHLARAGKLIDLVDPNVQLLNKDQALLCITVALLCLQKSPSRRPSMKDVVGMLSGDLESPKLPVEFSPSPPSHFPYKSRKKVR; encoded by the coding sequence ATGCCCTCCCGTCAGCCTTCTCCGCCGCCGCAGCACCTGATGAGCCATCTCGTGCCGCCTCTCGCCGGTGTGCTGACGGCGGCGGTCACTTTAATTCTTTTTCTTGTCCTCTGCTTCCGAAGGCTTAGCAAGAAACGCACCGTCCCTGCAGCTTCGGACACCGACTCTAAGAAACCCCCGTATCAGCTTTCTTACTCGCTCCTTCGCCGCGGAACCTCTCGTTTTTCTCCCTCCCACCGCCTTGGCCAGGGTGGATTTGGCTCAGTGTATCAGGCCGAACTGAAGGAAAACCGTCATGTGTCCAAAAAGTCTACCGTTCTCTTTCCCTTCAATCGTGTCGCTGTCAAGGTTATGGACTCGGGTTCTCTACAAGGTGAGCGTGAATTTCAGAATGAGTTACTTTTTTCTTCCAAGATCGACTGTAAATATGTTGTTTCTGTGATGGGTTTTTCATCAAATCCTAAGAAACGCCGCATGCTTTTAGTATATGAACTAATGGAAAACGGGAGCTTGCAAGATTGTCTTTTCCATAAGAAAAGTGAGGTTTTGAGGAATTGGGATAAGCGATTTTTGATCGCCTTACATATTGCTAAAGGGCTCGAGTATTTACATCATTACTGCGATCCACCAATTATTCACGGCGATATTAAGCCGAGTAATATACTGTTGGACGAGAGCTTCAATGCCAAGATTGGTGATTTGGGACTGGCTAGGTTCAAGGTTGAGGAGAACAATATCTTTGAAGTTGAGACAAAGAAGGAAGGTATTACAGGGAATGGGCTGGAGGATAATGGATCCATGGTGGAGGAGACGGAGAGTGTGATTACTGCTAGCGGGTTCGAAGAAAGCCACAACATTCATGATCTTGGTGCTGAGGAAAAGTCGCCGGAGAGTGTGATTGTGAGGATTGAGGCTTCACCAGAGGCGGTGGTAGGGATTGAGTTGTCACCAGAGGCAGAAGCAGCTCCTGTCGTAACGCCTGAGACAGTAGCTGCAATGTCTTCACCATGTGATTGCTCGGAGAAAATAAGTCTCTCGGATGGGAATATTGACGTGTTTAGTGTTGAGAGTGGGGGTGAAAAAAGTGgttggaagaagaagaagaagagtgTAACGGGGAAAGATTGGTGGTGGAAGCAAGATACAGGAGGGGATGGTGAGCCCGGCAAGGTGAAAGACTATGTTATGGAATGGATTGGAAATGAGATCAAGAAAGAGAGGCCAAAAAGTGAGTGGATGGGTGCTTCCTCGAGCTCTGGGGCAGCTGGTAAAAtggagaaaaagaagaagaaaagaagacaGTTGGATTGGTGGGTGGCAATGGATGTTGAGAAGAATGTGAAGAAAGAGAAGAGAAGACCAGCAAGGGAGTGGTGGAAAGAGGAGTACTGCGAGGAGCTCgagaggaagaagaagaagaagaagaaacaaaTGCAGGGGTCAACAAGTGATGATTGTTATAGTGATCACTGGTGGCCAAGGGACGATGAATTTTATGCTGACAGGAAGAAGAAAAGGAGTCGAAGCAGGAGTAGTAAAAGTAGCATGGACTGGTGGTTGGATGGGCTTAGTGGCGAGCTTTGGAGAGCACAAAAAAACAGTCATGATTCAGTCAGTGGGGAGATACCAAAGAGCGGTGGGGTTAGTAGCACACCGAGTATGAGAGGAACTGTATGCTATGTAGCACCAGAATATGGTGGCGGAGGTGATGTTTCTGAGAAATGTGATGTTTATAGTTATGGAGTTCTTTTACTGGTTCTTATAGCGGGGCGTAGGCCACTTCAAGTGACGGGGTCACCAATGTCGGAATTCCAACGAGCCAACCTTCTATCTTGGGCTCGTCATCTTGCTCGTGCTGGAAAGCTTATTGATTTAGTTGATCCAAATGTTCAATTGTTGAATAAAGATCAAGCCTTGTTATGTATCACGGTGGCGTTGCTCTGTCTTCAGAAATCCCCGTCTCGTCGGCCTTCAATGAAAGATGTGGTGGGAATGCTGTCTGGAGATTTAGAATCTCCCAAGCTGCCCGTTGAATTTTCACCATCACCTCCGTCTCACTTTCCATACAAGTCTCGTAAGAAGGTTCGGTGA